A window of Theileria parva strain Muguga chromosome 4 map unlocalized ctg_529, whole genome shotgun sequence genomic DNA:
TTCCCGCCGATACGTTCCAAAGAGATCCAAAATCTCATCTGTAAACTCTCACTTCTACACTCCTACGAAGTAACAACACAACTTATTATTATGGTGGTTAGGAGTGTAAGGATTATTTGGATTGGGAGATTGGTAAACATGGCCTGGTTGTAGAATTTGATTCCAACGGCTTCAGGTAATAAATACTAAGATTGTTAATGCTGGATCCAGTTACTCTGCTACTTACTTACCCGAAGTAGCACTCGAACATAACATGTCCAAAGAATACGCCGTCGAACAACTTGTATCACCTCTATCTACTTACTATTGTAGTAATATTACCCTAACTacttactatactattgtAGTACCATACCTAAgatactatatacctagGATACTTTATCTAAATACAATAGTTACAATACAATAGTACTGTGGGTGGTTAATACTGATGTTATATGAATAATGTATTAGATTAGGAAAAGTGGTTATAGAGGTCGAGTTACCGATGATCTTTTATCCAAGCTACGGGTACCAAATACTCAATCACATATCAGTCACATTCATATATCATTTACAATCTTATATCATTcacaataatatataattcaGGTGACCAGATATCAATCcaaaaaagttaaaatggATTATAATCATTATCTATCCCACATCTCAACTCAATAATACATCTCAacacaataatataacTCACATTACAACCGTAACCTGAGTAAAGAGTATTCAATGTGTTTGACACAGTTTAGCTTTTTTGGAGTTTGTGATTGCGGATTTGTAAGCACTTGACGAAGTTAACAACTCCAATAACCCGTGCTTCCTGTCCTCCATCCCCAAACCCAAATCCTCCATTCTCTCATCCTACAACATCATCACACAATTTTACCAAAACTAATATCAATACTATTACCAATTCTAATTCTAATATCAatactattactaatactaatatcaatactattattaatactaaGATATTAATGGTGTAACTACAGTGGTAAGTGTATACCTGATCTTGTGTGTTGTATTCGAGTTGTTGAATGGTATGTTCGTAATTCCAGAAATCGTAATCGGCTTCGATTTGAGTGTCGGAGTTAAAATTCCTAAGCGTATCAAGTTTCGCCTTGAGTGATCTTGAAATTGAAGAAAACCCAAGTGAATCATCTAGACACTTAGACACACGTTTCAAATCATCTTCCACCATTTTCTTATCACTTTTTATCGCGTCTACTACTTCGTCTACCAGTTCACTCGGTTTAACAGTGTGTGTATTGAGGTCCGGTGACTCAGGAGTGTGTGGCTGTGAGATATATTTATCCCTAATGTAGAACCTGGAATGATGTAGTAGATAAGGATCAAATGGGAAAAAAGAGTCTATGGGACTGTAAAAAGACCACTTAAAATGCTCCGACTCCTTCGTATCCAATAGATAATTCTTACTCCTAAGGAATTCATTCAGACACGCTAAGTTAGAAAAGTGAGAGGTTGATTTAATGGCCTGGGAGATTACGGACGTTTTACAGTATGATAGCGGGTCTAGATATGAAGTTAGGTACGCCATAAGGCCCGTTTCTGTGTTCTGAATAAATGAGACGCACGTCTCAGAACCCGATACCACACCCGTGTGATAACATATTATGTACAATATGTCCTGCAATATCGAGTAAAATAAACTCAACTTCTTCGTTACTCCAACAGCATTCAGATGTACACCAATTGTTTTACTGTTAACACCGGAGTTACTCTTTACAGTGTTAACCCAGGAGATACCCCTACTGTTACCCCTACTATTACTCTTGACACTGTGACTATTACCCTTGACAATAGTGCTCTTGACAATAGTACTATTGGCGATATGACAGTTGTGTATGAACTGATTGAAAGGTGAGAGGAGagtaaaaaaatgtgtCAGTGTGGAGATGATAAAGTGGTGTGGAACGAAGTTGGCTCTGCAGATGAGTGAAGAGATGTAAGATGCGGCGGTTCTGCGTTTAATTACGTGTTGTGCGTTGTCATAGACGATAGTAAACAGCCGCTGTAGGaacattttcaaaaatttaaCGTCAAACGATGTGACGTAAAAGTATATAAACTGCACATACTTACACTTGTACGCCTGTAATATCACCTCCTCAAACACCTCAAATAACTCTCGAACCATCTTATGCAACTCCTCACTATCTTCCCGTAGATCTTTATCCACTGTATCCACTGTGTTTACTGTATCCACTGTGTTTACTGTGTCTACTGTGTTTGCTGTGTCAACTCCTACAGTATCAACAGTGTTAAGAGTGTGTAAAGTGTGTGATGTGACAGTTGAATGTGAAGATGAGTTGAGAGTGAGAGTATCGGCGGTGGTATCAGAGAAGCTAGAGTCACTGTTGACATAGCATGTCTCACTTGACAGTACCCTCAGCTCCTTCCTACTCTTCGGTGTATACATTTCCTCCAATTCATCGGAGCTATTCTTGGTCATATTTTCAGACGTGTCCTTCATATTTTCAGACGTGTCCTTCATATTTACGCCTAAAAATGATATCAattactaatactataatatgGTATAATACTGtggtataataatatggtAAGGTAAAGTGGTGTGTGGGTAACTACTATACTGAGTACAAGAAAAGAGAGGAAACTGTAAGATCATGGTTATGGATAACTAGGTAAAAATACTTGTGGTTTGGGATGTTGATGTCCCGGGTTGAGTGCTGAGTTCTAGTGGGAATTTGGAGTGCGTGTCTTTACTTGTGTGATTATCCAATTGTATGTGCTGTAAGGTATTTTTAGTGATTTTACTACCAGTTATACTGGCGTTGTTCATAGTGGCTGAGTTATACTTGTTGCACCTGTTCAGTAGTAAGTGAAGATCCTCAAACACCAGCGCCATGAGGAAATCCAGCTTCTGTGACATGTCGTCGCAGTCCTCCTCAGTCCTGAGTTTATCGTAGACATCTCGAAACCAATTAGCTCCGTCAGATTTGTACTGAGTTGTGTCAGACTGCCCACTGAGTAACTCTGTGGCCAGCTGATTAATCTTTTCAGACCTTAAGTTTTCAACTTTTTCCACGTCGACTACGGGATCTGCAAGTCTAATTTCCGAGTCAATCACTGTTAACTTGTTAATTAATATCCTATACAAGAGAATTCGTATACTTGGTAGATACTTTGATAGGTATAAAATAGCCTTGGTAAATGAGATATGATGTTCAATTTGCACATTATGATGCGGGTAACACAGGTCCAGCGTATCCGCAATTGTTCCCAGAATGCTCGGACTTAACTTGCAAATTTCAATTATCAAGTCACACAAATGTTCCCTCAGTATTTGACCCCTCGTTTTGACATTATCACAACAGCGAGCGTAGCTGAAGAAGTCCACAGTGCCAGTCTGGTCCCTGTAAAAGAAACACCTCAGACCTTTAAACGACGGATTTTTATGTGTCGAGGGGAATATTGAGATTACTTTTTTCTTCAAATCGACGCTGGAGTGATATCCAATGAGTTCGTACatgaagttaaaattatctcCAGTGAGTTCCTGATCGTCTGGAGACGTGGTTAAAATCGTTCTGACGAATTTTTTAAGCTCCGTAACACTGTCAAACTCACGGGAACATAAATCCACCTTCAAATGCTCCTTATTAAcagatttaaaatatgtaattaGCCGTTTTACAAGCCAGTCAACGCAAGTTCCATCAATGGAAATGAGGTCCAAAACCgcatttttacacttgtCAATCTCCTCCAAATTTGCATTTATCCAGTCAAATCTATTCACCAACAACTCCAcaaacaataataaattatcattatccAACGGACTCGACATTACCAAATCGTTCAAATCtctaaacattattatttaattattattataatacaatattattatggTATAAATATTAGATAATTAATGGGTTGAAAAGAATCTAACGTGATGATTTGTGGATTGGAATCTAGACGTAAGTTTGAGTTGAGGTTGAAATCCCCTGGGAAATTAAAGCCCATTAACTTCTTCATCTTTTCCTTTTTTCCTAAtcctaaataataaaatttatgattATTTCGGTTTAGGGCGGGACGATTTTAAGTTTTATTTGCGATTTATCTCGAAATAGAAAGTTTGGGGAAAAAGCATAATAAACGTAAATTGGGTTTGAATTGTAGCccatattatttatattagttaaataaacgtttaaaaaatacatatGCCCAGAAAATTACTACTAAAACAAACTCTTCATACCCTACTTCCTACCATCAAATTCCCTCTATATTTTCactcaaattttaacataccacttaaatttatcaattttatcaattttagtaatatttttaatgatatatttttttatttttgggaattttgtgaaattttaattctttcCATTTTCATGTtattacacagtttttacctctaaattaataatttttggCTCTAAaagagtttaaatttacttgaAATGACATTATCAGTAGATTCAA
This region includes:
- the RRN3 gene encoding RNA polymerase I specific transcription initiation factor RRN3 family protein, whose product is MKKLMGFNFPGDFNLNSNLRLDSNPQIITDLNDLVMSSPLDNDNLLLFVELLVNRFDWINANLEEIDKCKNAVLDLISIDGTCVDWLVKRLITYFKSVNKEHLKVDLCSREFDSVTELKKFVRTILTTSPDDQELTGDNFNFMYELIGYHSSVDLKKKVISIFPSTHKNPSFKGLRCFFYRDQTGTVDFFSYARCCDNVKTRGQILREHLCDLIIEICKLSPSILGTIADTLDLCYPHHNVQIEHHISFTKAILYLSKYLPSIRILLYRILINKLTVIDSEIRLADPVVDVEKVENLRSEKINQLATELLSGQSDTTQYKSDGANWFRDVYDKLRTEEDCDDMSQKLDFLMALVFEDLHLLLNRCNKYNSATMNNASITGSKITKNTLQHIQLDNHTSKDTHSKFPLELSTQPGTSTSQTTSVNMKDTSENMKDTSENMTKNSSDELEEMYTPKSRKELRVLSSETCYVNSDSSFSDTTADTLTLNSSSHSTVTSHTLHTLNTVDTVGVDTANTVDTVNTVDTVNTVDTVDKDLREDSEELHKMVRELFEVFEEVILQAYKCKYVQFIYFYVTSFDVKFLKMFLQRLFTIVYDNAQHVIKRRTAASYISSLICRANFVPHHFIISTLTHFFTLLSPFNQFIHNCHIANSTIVKSTIVKGNSHSVKSNSRGNSRGISWVNTVKSNSGVNSKTIGVHLNAVGVTKKLSLFYSILQDILYIICYHTGVVSGSETCVSFIQNTETGLMAYLTSYLDPLSYCKTSVISQAIKSTSHFSNLACLNEFLRSKNYLLDTKESEHFKWSFYSPIDSFFPFDPYLLHHSRFYIRDKYISQPHTPESPDLNTHTVKPSELVDEVVDAIKSDKKMVEDDLKRVSKCLDDSLGFSSISRSLKAKLDTLRNFNSDTQIEADYDFWNYEHTIQQLEYNTQDQDERMEDLGLGMEDRKHGLLELLTSSSAYKSAITNSKKAKLCQTH